In one Streptomyces sp. NBC_01241 genomic region, the following are encoded:
- a CDS encoding SHOCT domain-containing protein: MNTLAYSGGPGPWILLFPLFWAAVVIGGVTLLRRTVLRGRRGPWQARATQESPAEPSPITLLGRRFAAGEIEEDEYWRRISVLDEQFGRGGKGGVA; encoded by the coding sequence ATGAACACCCTGGCGTACAGCGGTGGGCCCGGGCCCTGGATCCTCCTCTTCCCGCTCTTCTGGGCGGCCGTCGTCATCGGCGGCGTCACTCTCCTGCGCCGCACGGTCCTGCGCGGCCGACGCGGCCCCTGGCAGGCCCGTGCCACCCAGGAGAGCCCCGCCGAACCGTCACCGATCACGCTGCTCGGCCGCCGCTTCGCGGCCGGGGAGATCGAGGAGGACGAGTACTGGCGCCGGATCTCCGTCCTCGACGAGCAGTTCGGCCGAGGCGGCAAGGGGGGAGTGGCATGA
- a CDS encoding tail fiber domain-containing protein, protein MRIFHRRSRAADHSAPARRPAGARESGAVAPVGAVNGHAVLATVAALPISTWRYLWEPEDVRHLGPMAQDWHTAFGFNQDDTTIPVVDGLGVALVCVQALHRRVEELTAEMDRLREAANAPDAA, encoded by the coding sequence ATGCGGATCTTCCACCGGCGGTCCCGGGCGGCCGACCACAGTGCCCCGGCCCGTCGTCCGGCCGGTGCGCGGGAGAGTGGCGCTGTGGCCCCGGTCGGTGCGGTCAATGGTCACGCGGTCCTGGCGACCGTGGCCGCGCTGCCCATCAGTACCTGGCGCTACCTCTGGGAGCCCGAAGACGTGCGTCACCTCGGGCCGATGGCCCAGGACTGGCACACCGCCTTCGGCTTCAACCAGGACGACACCACCATCCCCGTCGTCGACGGCCTCGGCGTCGCCCTGGTGTGCGTCCAGGCACTGCACCGCCGCGTGGAAGAACTCACGGCCGAAATGGATCGTCTGCGAGAAGCCGCGAACGCGCCCGACGCCGCGTGA
- a CDS encoding 2OG-Fe(II) oxygenase — MARHDTVTEPSEAMDQPSPVCTDAIWRLPVTVCRITQFLGEQTAGALLERAIASTGDTLKPSMIGDREVVPGLRRSRSCQDFAAPELTAAIDEVLEAVEHTLGVSCQYTEPSYGLNVHNDGDFYRPHQDTSAEYAPRRLLTFVYYLHRTPRPFDGGELRVFDVALPLHTETAGKWEERTWRDWEPEHDSIVFFRPTAWHEVRPVSCPSKQHADSRFAINGWLCSPDPANRGG; from the coding sequence TTGGCACGACACGACACGGTGACGGAGCCGTCCGAGGCGATGGATCAGCCGTCACCGGTGTGTACGGACGCGATCTGGCGGCTTCCGGTGACGGTCTGTCGCATCACCCAGTTCCTGGGTGAGCAGACGGCCGGCGCCTTGCTGGAGCGCGCCATCGCCTCCACCGGCGACACGTTGAAGCCCTCCATGATCGGAGACCGGGAAGTGGTCCCCGGTCTTCGCCGGTCCCGGTCGTGCCAGGACTTCGCCGCGCCCGAGTTGACGGCGGCCATCGATGAGGTGCTGGAGGCGGTCGAACACACTCTGGGCGTCTCCTGCCAGTACACCGAACCCAGCTACGGCCTCAACGTGCACAACGACGGCGACTTCTACCGGCCGCACCAGGACACCAGCGCCGAGTACGCGCCCCGACGTCTACTCACGTTCGTGTACTACCTGCATCGCACACCCCGGCCTTTCGACGGGGGCGAGCTGCGTGTGTTCGACGTCGCCCTGCCACTGCACACCGAGACAGCCGGAAAGTGGGAGGAGCGCACCTGGCGGGACTGGGAGCCCGAGCACGACAGCATCGTGTTCTTCCGACCCACCGCCTGGCATGAGGTACGGCCGGTCAGCTGCCCGAGCAAGCAGCACGCGGACAGCCGCTTCGCCATCAACGGCTGGCTGTGCAGCCCCGACCCCGCGAACCGCGGCGGCTGA
- a CDS encoding ROK family protein gives MNGKVTTTRTKLERGRSALGPALELVHTGRAPTRAVLTSELGVTRATAGAVAAELEALGLIRVDSRPGSAAGSQGRPSHRLAIRESGPVAIAAQVHADGFRAALVGLGGRLVATTPSCATVTADPAQVIGDVVDDCARLLRESGLRCVGAGLAVPSAVAEPEGTALNPLHIAWPAGAPVREIFADRVREAGIPGPAFTGNDVNLAALAEHRHGAGRGAQHLLCVATGHRGVGGALVLDGRLHTGSSGLALEVGHLTVNPEGRPCYCGGRGCLDVETDPLAFLITARREPGPQESLLKQAGDLLRTEYEDPAVRGAAEALIDRLGLGLAGLVNILNPDRIILGGLHRALLDADPERLRAVVADRSLWGRSGSVPILPCTLDYNSLVGAAELAWQPVLDDPLAALT, from the coding sequence ATGAACGGCAAGGTGACCACCACCCGGACAAAGTTGGAGAGGGGCCGCAGCGCGCTCGGACCCGCGCTGGAACTGGTCCACACCGGACGCGCGCCCACCCGCGCCGTCCTCACCTCCGAACTCGGCGTCACCCGGGCGACGGCCGGTGCGGTCGCCGCGGAACTGGAGGCGCTCGGACTGATCCGGGTCGACTCCAGGCCGGGCTCCGCCGCCGGCTCGCAGGGCCGCCCCTCGCACCGACTGGCCATCCGGGAGTCCGGCCCCGTCGCCATCGCCGCCCAGGTGCACGCCGACGGGTTCCGGGCCGCGCTCGTCGGGCTCGGCGGACGGCTCGTCGCCACCACCCCGAGCTGTGCCACCGTCACCGCGGACCCGGCCCAGGTCATCGGCGACGTCGTCGACGACTGCGCCCGGCTGCTGCGGGAGAGCGGACTGCGCTGCGTCGGCGCGGGCCTCGCGGTGCCGTCCGCGGTCGCCGAACCGGAGGGCACCGCACTGAACCCACTGCACATCGCCTGGCCCGCGGGCGCCCCGGTCCGCGAGATCTTCGCCGACCGGGTACGGGAAGCGGGCATCCCCGGGCCGGCGTTCACCGGGAACGACGTCAACCTCGCCGCACTCGCCGAGCACCGGCACGGTGCGGGGCGCGGCGCCCAGCATCTGCTCTGTGTGGCCACCGGTCACCGCGGCGTGGGCGGGGCACTGGTCCTCGACGGCCGCCTGCACACCGGGAGTTCGGGACTCGCGCTGGAGGTCGGGCATCTCACGGTGAACCCCGAGGGCCGGCCGTGCTACTGCGGCGGTCGCGGCTGCCTGGACGTCGAGACCGACCCGCTGGCCTTCCTGATCACCGCCCGTCGCGAACCCGGTCCGCAGGAGTCGCTGCTCAAGCAGGCCGGCGATCTGCTGCGTACGGAGTACGAGGACCCAGCGGTGCGGGGCGCGGCCGAGGCGCTGATCGACCGGCTCGGCCTCGGGCTCGCCGGACTCGTCAACATCCTCAACCCCGACCGCATCATCCTCGGCGGACTGCACCGCGCCCTGCTCGACGCGGATCCGGAGCGGCTGCGCGCGGTGGTGGCGGACCGCAGCCTGTGGGGGCGCAGCGGCAGTGTGCCGATCCTGCCGTGCACGCTCGACTACAACAGCCTGGTGGGCGCGGCGGAACTCGCCTGGCAGCCGGTGCTGGACGATCCGCTGGCCGCGCTTACGTGA
- a CDS encoding MFS transporter, with protein sequence MPQLNKLRTALPGGPGGITAPASSARLRTALTVFFALDGFLFAGWVVRIPAIKHQTGASAATLGLALLGVSAGAVVTMTLTGRLCRRFGSHPLTVVCGVLLSLSIALPARTHSALALGLVLLAFGAAYGGMNVAMNSAAVDLVAALRRPVMPGFHAAFSLGGMVGAGLGGLVAGGLSPATHLFVLTGVGLLVTAAAGPVLLRAPAPGPAPTAGTAEVPRPAGRARRTVLLFGVIALCTAYGEGALADWGALHLEQDLHAHPGIAAAGYSLFALSMTAGRLSGTALLERLGQTRTLVAGGTTAAAGMLLGSLAPTTWSALLGFAVTGLGLANIFPVAVGRAGELAGPGGVATASTLGYGGMLLGPPAIGFLADWLSLPLALTTVALLAIAAAALGYGARNAAHA encoded by the coding sequence GTGCCGCAACTAAACAAATTGCGGACGGCCCTGCCGGGGGGACCGGGCGGAATCACCGCCCCAGCTTCGTCGGCCCGCCTCCGTACCGCGCTGACCGTGTTCTTCGCCCTCGACGGCTTCCTCTTCGCCGGCTGGGTGGTCCGCATCCCGGCCATCAAGCACCAGACCGGCGCCTCGGCCGCCACTCTGGGGCTCGCCCTGCTCGGCGTATCCGCCGGGGCCGTGGTGACCATGACGCTCACCGGCCGGCTGTGCCGGCGCTTCGGCAGCCATCCGCTGACCGTGGTCTGCGGCGTTCTCCTTTCCCTGAGCATCGCCCTGCCCGCACGGACGCATTCGGCGCTCGCGCTCGGCCTGGTACTGCTGGCCTTCGGCGCCGCGTACGGCGGGATGAACGTGGCGATGAACAGCGCGGCCGTCGACCTGGTCGCCGCCCTGCGGCGCCCCGTGATGCCCGGCTTCCACGCCGCGTTCAGCCTCGGCGGCATGGTCGGCGCCGGGCTCGGCGGCCTGGTCGCGGGCGGCCTCTCCCCCGCCACACATCTCTTCGTCCTCACCGGGGTCGGACTCCTGGTCACCGCGGCGGCCGGCCCGGTGCTGCTGCGTGCTCCGGCGCCGGGGCCCGCGCCCACGGCCGGCACCGCCGAGGTGCCGCGACCGGCCGGGCGGGCCCGCCGCACGGTGCTCCTGTTCGGTGTGATCGCGCTGTGCACGGCGTACGGCGAGGGCGCGCTGGCCGACTGGGGCGCCCTCCATCTCGAACAGGACCTGCATGCCCACCCGGGCATCGCCGCCGCCGGATACTCCCTGTTCGCACTGTCCATGACGGCCGGTCGGCTCAGCGGTACGGCGCTGCTCGAGCGGCTCGGCCAGACCCGGACCCTCGTCGCCGGCGGGACGACGGCCGCCGCCGGGATGCTCCTCGGCTCGCTCGCCCCGACCACCTGGTCGGCGCTCCTCGGTTTCGCCGTCACCGGTCTCGGTCTGGCCAATATCTTCCCCGTCGCGGTGGGCCGGGCGGGCGAGCTGGCCGGGCCCGGAGGAGTGGCCACCGCGTCGACGCTCGGGTACGGCGGGATGCTGCTCGGGCCGCCCGCGATCGGATTCCTGGCCGACTGGCTCTCCCTGCCGCTGGCCCTCACCACGGTGGCGCTGCTGGCCATCGCGGCCGCCGCGCTGGGATACGGAGCACGCAACGCGGCGCACGCCTGA
- a CDS encoding response regulator, producing MIRVLLADDQLLVRAGFRALLDAQPDIEVAGEAADGEEAVRMVRELRPDTVLMDIRMPCLDGLAATRAITEDPGLRDVKVVMLTTFELDEYVFEAIRSGASGFLVKDTEPEELLRAVRAVVAGDALLSPGVTRRLIAEFAARSKEPPAVTGLSELTEREREVMALVGIGLSNEEIARRLVVSPLTAKTHVSRTMVKLGARDRAQLVVLAYESGLVRPGWLG from the coding sequence GTGATCCGCGTACTGCTCGCCGACGACCAGCTACTGGTCCGGGCCGGTTTCCGGGCCCTGCTGGACGCCCAGCCCGACATCGAGGTGGCGGGCGAGGCCGCCGACGGTGAGGAGGCCGTACGCATGGTGCGCGAACTACGGCCGGACACCGTGCTGATGGACATCCGGATGCCATGTCTCGACGGCCTCGCCGCCACCCGCGCGATCACCGAGGACCCCGGGCTGCGTGACGTGAAGGTGGTCATGCTCACCACCTTCGAGCTCGACGAGTACGTCTTCGAGGCGATCCGCTCCGGCGCCTCGGGCTTTCTCGTCAAGGACACCGAACCGGAGGAACTGCTGCGGGCGGTACGCGCGGTGGTGGCCGGCGACGCCCTGCTCTCGCCGGGGGTCACCCGCCGGCTGATCGCCGAGTTCGCGGCCCGGTCCAAGGAACCCCCGGCGGTCACCGGCCTGAGTGAACTCACCGAACGGGAAAGGGAGGTGATGGCGCTCGTCGGCATAGGGCTCTCCAACGAGGAGATCGCCCGACGGCTGGTCGTCAGCCCGCTCACCGCCAAGACCCATGTCAGCCGCACCATGGTGAAGCTCGGCGCCCGGGATCGAGCCCAACTCGTCGTACTCGCCTACGAGTCGGGGCTCGTGCGCCCCGGCTGGCTCGGCTGA
- a CDS encoding sensor histidine kinase, whose protein sequence is MEEQRSHWGHGGPPRWLTGEPGYSASRLPWPSTILLGAVVMIGSTIAARGQMGERAPLDLFARLLLFLAVAVLLLRHRHPVVAVFGASAAAMVYLAAGYPYGPVFLAVAVGCFSAVVAGHRRAAWSAVGMVWLGHVLVAHWLYRWLPPAGGHAAPWGQELGIAAWVVAIVAAAEFVRVRREQWADQRAEREAAQQRRADEERLRMARELHDVLAHSISVINVQSSVGLALLDSDPEQARTALTTIKAASKEALGEVRQVLDTLRTPGDAPRAPAPGLDRLPELVEQAASTGLTVTVETDGVRGSVPPGADLAAFRIVQEALTNVVRHSGSRTAQVRIGYEPGRIRLRIDDEGPATGNEAGGSGNGLAGMRERAAALGGTIEAGSRADGGFRVRAELPLLSDSPGAAAPKEETP, encoded by the coding sequence ATGGAAGAGCAACGCTCACACTGGGGCCACGGCGGGCCGCCGCGGTGGCTGACGGGGGAACCGGGATACTCCGCCTCCCGGCTGCCCTGGCCGTCGACGATCCTGCTCGGTGCCGTCGTCATGATCGGTTCGACCATCGCGGCCCGGGGGCAGATGGGCGAGAGGGCGCCGTTGGACCTCTTCGCGCGGCTGCTGCTCTTCCTGGCCGTCGCCGTGCTCCTGCTGCGCCACCGCCACCCCGTGGTGGCCGTCTTCGGGGCGTCGGCCGCCGCGATGGTCTATCTGGCCGCCGGATATCCGTACGGGCCGGTCTTCCTGGCCGTCGCCGTGGGCTGCTTCAGCGCCGTCGTCGCCGGGCACCGGCGGGCCGCCTGGTCGGCCGTCGGCATGGTGTGGCTGGGGCACGTCCTGGTGGCCCACTGGCTCTACCGCTGGCTCCCGCCCGCCGGTGGCCACGCCGCACCGTGGGGGCAGGAACTGGGCATCGCCGCCTGGGTGGTGGCCATCGTCGCCGCCGCCGAATTCGTCCGCGTACGCCGTGAGCAGTGGGCGGACCAGCGCGCCGAACGGGAGGCCGCCCAGCAGCGCCGGGCCGACGAGGAGAGACTGCGGATGGCGCGTGAGCTCCATGACGTCCTGGCCCACAGCATCTCCGTCATCAACGTGCAGTCGAGCGTCGGGCTCGCGTTGCTGGACTCCGACCCCGAGCAGGCCCGTACCGCCCTCACCACCATCAAGGCCGCCAGCAAGGAGGCGCTGGGCGAGGTCCGTCAGGTCCTTGACACGCTGCGCACCCCCGGAGACGCCCCCAGGGCCCCGGCTCCCGGACTCGACCGGCTCCCCGAACTCGTCGAACAGGCGGCGAGCACCGGACTGACCGTCACCGTCGAGACCGACGGGGTGCGGGGCTCCGTACCGCCCGGCGCGGATCTCGCCGCCTTCCGGATCGTCCAGGAGGCGCTCACGAACGTGGTCCGGCACTCCGGATCGCGCACCGCGCAGGTCCGGATCGGCTACGAGCCCGGCCGCATCCGGCTCCGTATCGACGACGAAGGACCGGCCACCGGTAACGAGGCGGGCGGCAGCGGCAACGGACTGGCGGGCATGCGGGAGCGCGCCGCCGCCCTGGGTGGCACGATCGAGGCGGGGTCCCGGGCCGATGGCGGCTTCCGCGTGCGGGCCGAGCTCCCGCTGCTGTCCGACTCGCCCGGCGCGGCGGCGCCCAAGGAGGAGACACCGTGA
- a CDS encoding TetR/AcrR family transcriptional regulator: MSTVRGARERARIEVTAAIKGEAKKQLAAEGAAKLSLRAVARELGMASSALYRYFPSRDELLTVLIVDAYDAVGETAEAAHRAAVDEAAPHLARWTAVARAVRDWALAHPHEYALIYGSPVPGYTAPQATIGPASRVGLVLITIVGDAYRTDGLAVPPLAAELRAEAGRMVAEFAPGLPPGVAAPLIAAWSQMFGLISFEIFGQFNRVVEAREVFFREAVTELARTVGLLGPRGS; the protein is encoded by the coding sequence GGGGAGCCAGGGAACGGGCCCGTATCGAGGTCACCGCCGCCATCAAGGGCGAGGCGAAGAAGCAACTGGCGGCCGAGGGCGCCGCGAAACTCTCACTGCGCGCCGTCGCACGGGAGCTCGGCATGGCGTCCTCCGCGCTCTACCGCTACTTCCCCAGCCGGGACGAGCTGCTCACGGTCCTCATCGTCGACGCGTACGACGCCGTGGGCGAGACCGCCGAGGCCGCTCACCGGGCCGCCGTCGACGAGGCCGCCCCGCACCTCGCACGCTGGACCGCGGTCGCCCGCGCCGTACGCGACTGGGCCCTGGCCCACCCCCACGAGTACGCCCTGATCTACGGCTCGCCCGTGCCCGGCTACACCGCGCCGCAGGCCACGATCGGACCCGCCTCCCGCGTCGGCCTCGTCCTGATCACCATCGTCGGCGACGCCTACCGCACGGACGGTCTCGCCGTGCCGCCACTCGCCGCCGAGCTGCGCGCCGAGGCCGGGCGGATGGTCGCCGAATTCGCGCCCGGCCTCCCTCCGGGTGTCGCAGCGCCGCTGATCGCCGCCTGGTCACAGATGTTCGGGCTGATCTCCTTCGAGATCTTCGGCCAGTTCAACCGGGTGGTGGAGGCCCGGGAGGTCTTCTTCCGGGAGGCCGTCACCGAACTGGCCCGCACGGTCGGGCTGCTCGGCCCCCGTGGCAGCTAG